DNA from Asanoa sp. WMMD1127:
GCGACGACACCGCCGCGCATCGGGCCCTGGAGCGCGCCGCCGAGCTGGCCCGGTCGAGCGGCGCGGTCGCGCTGCTGCCGCGGGCGCTGGAGCTGCGCACGTTCGTCGAATATTGGATGGGCTGCTACGGCGCCGCGGCCGCCAGCGCGGCGGAGGGCGTCGCGGTTGCGCGGGCCTGCGGGCAGGCGTCGACCGCCGGCAACCTCGTCGGCCTGCTCGCGGTGCTGGCCGCCCTGCGCGGCGACGCGCCCGAGTGCATGCGGTGGATGCGCGAGCTGCGCTCGGCCTCGCCGGCCAGCCGGCCGCGGGCGCTGGTGCAGTGGGCGCTGGCGGTGCTCGACCTGGTCGCCGGGCGGGCGGGCGACGCGCTGCGGCGGCTCGTCTCGATGGCCGACCCGGCGTCGGGCAGCGGCACCCTGCTGATCCAGATGACCGCCACGCCGCACCTGGTGGAGGCGGCCGCCACGGCCGGCGACCCGGAGGCCGGCCGGTCCGCGGCCGAGGTGTACGACCGCTGGGCCGCCGCCACCGGCGACCCGACCCGGCGCGCCCTCGCCGCGCGCTGCCGGGCCCTGCTCGCGCCGCGCGGTGGAGCGGAGGCGGTGGCCGCGTTCGAAGAGGCGCTGCGCCTGCACCCGGCCGACGGCGGCGATTTCGAGCGGGCCCGCACCGAGCTGCTCCTCGGCCGCGAGCTGCGCCGGGCCCGGCATCCCCGCGACGCCCGGCCGCACCTGCACCGCGCCGCCGAGGGTTTCGCGCTGGTCGACATGCCGGTCTGGGCCGCGCAGGCCAACGCCGAGCTGCGGGCCGCCGGCGACGCCTGCGACCTGCCGGCGTCGCTGCCGCCCGGCCCCGGCCTGACCGCCCAGCAGCAGCGGATCGCCCACCTGGTCGCCGCCGGCGCCACCAACCGCGAGGTGGCGGCCCAGCTGTTCCTCTCGACCCGCACGGTCGACCATCACCTGCGCAACATCTTCAGCCGCCTCGGCGTGCGCTCCCGCACCGAGCTGGCCCGCGTCATCTAGCTTGCGGTGAACGCGGCCAGCAGCTTGCCGACCGCCGTGGCCAGGTCGGCGCGGTTCTCCGGCGTCCCGGGTGCCGGGGCGGTGAGCGCGCCGGCGCCGGCGAGGCGGTCGAACAGCAGCCCGTCGACGCAGGCGACGAAGTGGTCGCCGGCCTGGCCCGGGTTCGCCACGCCGGCCGCTGTCATCAGCGCGCGGGCCTGGTCGCGGGAGGCGCGGCCGTACGCCAGGATCGTGCGCAGTTCGGGATGGTGCGTCGCCTCGAGCAGGCAGGCGTAGCGGGCCAGGGTGCGTTCGCGGCCCGCCGTCAGCCAGGTGTCGAGCACCCCGGCCACCGCGTCGGCGAACGCCGTCGGATCGGTCGGCGGCGGGTCGAGCGTCTGCGTGGCCACATCGGCGTTGTCCAGCTCGGCGAGGCGACCGACCAGGCCCTCGATCAGCGCCTTGCGGGTCCGGAAGTACGCCGACGTCGTGCCCAGGGGCAGGCCCGCCCGCGCGTCCACCGCCCGGTGGGTGAGGCCGCGCATGCCCTGCTCGGCCACCACGGCGATCGCGGCGTCGGTCAGGTCGGTGAAGCGGGTCACGGGCGCCCTCCTGCTCTTCTACACCTGTAGTATGGTGATTCTACAGATGTAGAAGGGCGGAGGGGTCATGGCGACAGCGATCGTGGTCGGGGCCGGCATCGGCGGGCTGAGCGCGGCGATCGGTCTGCGCCGGCGTGGCTGGGAGGTGACCGTGCTCGAGCGGGCGCCGCGGATCGCTCCGGTCGGTGCCGGGCTGACCCTGCTGGCCAACGGCATGCGCGGCCTCGACGCGCTCGGCGTCGGCGACGCAGTGCGGGCCCAGGGGCAGGTCGAGGCGTCGGGCGGCCTGCGCACCTCGGACGGTCGCTGGCTGTCCCGCGTCGACGGCGACGCGATGACCCGGGCGCTGGGCACCTCCGCGATCGGCATCCACCGGGCCACGCTGCACCGGGTGCTGCTCGAGGCGCTCCCGCCGGACACCGTGGTCACCGGCAGCGAGGTGCGGCAGGTGAGCGCCGGCCCGCGACCGAGCGTCGACGGGCGCACGGCCGACCTCGTGGTGGCGGCCGACGGCATCGACAGCCTGATCCGCCGGCGGCTGTGGCCGACCGTCCCGTCGCCGGCCTACGCGGGCACCACCGCCTGGCGCGGGGTGACCACCGAGCCGTGGCGGGGCCCGCTGGTGGTGGCGGTCACGTGGGGCGAGGGGGCCGAGTTCGGCATGGTGCCGCTCGGCGACGGCCGGGTCTACTGGTTCGGCGCGGTCACCTCGCCGCGGGAGGCCTGGAACGAGGACGAGCTCGCCGCCGTGCGGGCCCGCTTCGGGCACTGGCACGACCCGATCCCGGCGCTGATGGCGGCGACCGACACCGTGCTCCGCGACGACCTCCGCCACC
Protein-coding regions in this window:
- a CDS encoding TetR/AcrR family transcriptional regulator, whose amino-acid sequence is MTRFTDLTDAAIAVVAEQGMRGLTHRAVDARAGLPLGTTSAYFRTRKALIEGLVGRLAELDNADVATQTLDPPPTDPTAFADAVAGVLDTWLTAGRERTLARYACLLEATHHPELRTILAYGRASRDQARALMTAAGVANPGQAGDHFVACVDGLLFDRLAGAGALTAPAPGTPENRADLATAVGKLLAAFTAS
- a CDS encoding FAD-dependent oxidoreductase; translation: MATAIVVGAGIGGLSAAIGLRRRGWEVTVLERAPRIAPVGAGLTLLANGMRGLDALGVGDAVRAQGQVEASGGLRTSDGRWLSRVDGDAMTRALGTSAIGIHRATLHRVLLEALPPDTVVTGSEVRQVSAGPRPSVDGRTADLVVAADGIDSLIRRRLWPTVPSPAYAGTTAWRGVTTEPWRGPLVVAVTWGEGAEFGMVPLGDGRVYWFGAVTSPREAWNEDELAAVRARFGHWHDPIPALMAATDTVLRDDLRHLRTPVPSYVHGGVALLGDAAHAMTPNLGQGANQAIEDAVVLAARCDPDGDVRVGLAAYDAQRRPRSQEVARAAYQMGRFGQQLRNPLAVALRNAVIRMTPASAGLRSMARYANWTPPQL